One window of the Bacillota bacterium genome contains the following:
- a CDS encoding transposase, with the protein MIQECQEVGNVALVARRYEISPNTIHTWL; encoded by the coding sequence ATCATTCAAGAGTGCCAAGAAGTAGGGAATGTCGCACTTGTTGCCAGGCGCTATGAGATTTCTCCCAACACCATCCATACTTGGCTGAG
- a CDS encoding Gfo/Idh/MocA family oxidoreductase: MGKLRVGIIGCGAIAENVHLPGYKRLPDLVEVVALCDIDMQILRDVGERYGVNDRYSDWRELVAREDIDVVSVCTPNYLHTEQTIAALKAGKHVLCEKPMATSVPDAQAMIRASEESGKKLFVGFTHRFMNHNVKAKEMVDAGIIGEPYIMRIRFSHDGPYKSWSAKTDWFFDPQRAHGGALLDMGIHAIDLMRWFFGEVTAVTATCGTYVKDIAVEDTAVLTLEFGPKKIGYIEVGWSTKPGAIGFELYGTEGTLINDYSTPLRLYLEQGQAKVFAVDDYAAGWTEITDCQGGGWDTEIEAFVQSILEDRLISTGGEGGLAAVAVAEAAYESARLGKRIEL, from the coding sequence GTGGGAAAACTGCGAGTGGGAATTATTGGTTGTGGTGCCATTGCGGAAAACGTGCATTTGCCAGGATACAAGCGCCTTCCTGATTTGGTGGAGGTGGTGGCTCTGTGTGATATAGATATGCAGATCCTGAGGGACGTAGGAGAAAGGTACGGTGTGAACGACCGCTACAGCGATTGGCGGGAACTAGTTGCCCGGGAGGATATCGACGTGGTTAGCGTTTGTACCCCCAACTACCTCCACACTGAGCAGACCATTGCTGCCCTAAAGGCAGGCAAGCACGTACTGTGCGAAAAACCCATGGCTACCAGTGTCCCGGATGCCCAGGCTATGATAAGGGCCAGCGAGGAGTCGGGGAAGAAGCTTTTCGTGGGGTTTACCCACCGGTTTATGAATCATAATGTCAAAGCTAAAGAGATGGTGGACGCGGGTATCATCGGCGAACCATACATTATGCGGATTAGGTTTTCCCACGATGGACCCTACAAAAGCTGGTCCGCCAAAACCGATTGGTTTTTTGATCCCCAAAGGGCCCACGGTGGTGCCTTGTTGGATATGGGTATCCACGCCATTGATCTGATGCGCTGGTTCTTTGGCGAAGTCACTGCAGTGACGGCCACCTGTGGTACCTACGTGAAGGACATAGCGGTGGAGGATACGGCGGTGCTCACTCTGGAATTCGGCCCCAAGAAGATCGGCTACATCGAGGTGGGCTGGAGCACAAAACCGGGTGCTATTGGTTTTGAGCTCTATGGCACCGAAGGGACCCTAATCAACGACTATTCCACCCCCCTACGCCTGTACTTAGAGCAGGGACAGGCGAAGGTTTTCGCCGTGGATGACTATGCCGCCGGGTGGACGGAGATTACCGACTGCCAAGGTGGAGGGTGGGATACGGAGATTGAAGCGTTTGTGCAAAGTATTCTAGAGGATCGATTAATCTCCACCGGCGGCGAGGGGGGGCTTGCCGCAGTGGCCGTTGCTGAAGCCGCATATGAATCCGCCCGCCTAGGCAAACGCATTGAACTTTAA
- a CDS encoding LacI family transcriptional regulator, translated as MVSLKDVAKEAGVSVCTVSRVINNTYQQRVSDATRKRVLAAIKRLNYEPNVSARALARKQTFLLGVVVSSLAASFMAEIVQGIQDEADKSDYSLLFYSTGDSVTKEKAGFEALRRKRVDGIIYMPGASSFCSSREGIEYLNDLIHRGIKIVQLCSNHPQVNSPYVLVDNEAGGYMATKHLLELGHTRIAHFHEQRTREGQERFQGYRLALEVAGVSLLPELVVPCHYDWQSGYEAMEKLLDSHNPPTAVFACDDMSAWGAMQAVLDRGLRVPEDVAVVGYDDLAIAKFMPAALTTVHQPKADLGAAAVRLLLKQIEQKDVSSVVIQPELVVRQSCGSYRGPRFRA; from the coding sequence AACAACACATACCAGCAGAGGGTGAGTGACGCTACCCGTAAGCGGGTGCTCGCAGCCATTAAGAGGCTCAACTATGAACCTAACGTCAGTGCCCGGGCCTTGGCCCGGAAACAGACGTTCCTGCTGGGCGTTGTGGTTTCCAGTCTTGCTGCTTCCTTCATGGCGGAGATTGTCCAAGGAATCCAGGATGAGGCGGACAAATCTGATTACAGCCTACTGTTTTACAGCACTGGTGATAGTGTCACTAAGGAAAAGGCCGGGTTTGAAGCGCTGCGGCGCAAGCGGGTAGATGGAATCATCTACATGCCTGGGGCTTCCTCTTTCTGTTCTAGCCGCGAGGGGATAGAATACCTCAATGACCTCATCCACCGGGGGATTAAAATCGTGCAGTTGTGTTCCAACCATCCCCAGGTGAACTCGCCTTACGTTCTGGTAGATAATGAGGCCGGGGGCTATATGGCCACAAAACACCTGTTGGAATTGGGTCATACCCGAATCGCCCACTTTCATGAGCAACGCACCAGGGAAGGTCAGGAAAGATTCCAAGGATACAGGTTGGCCTTAGAAGTGGCTGGTGTATCCCTGCTTCCAGAACTGGTAGTGCCCTGCCACTATGATTGGCAAAGCGGGTATGAAGCCATGGAAAAGCTCTTGGACAGTCATAACCCACCCACCGCGGTCTTCGCCTGTGACGATATGTCCGCGTGGGGAGCGATGCAGGCTGTCTTGGACCGGGGTCTGCGGGTACCGGAAGATGTGGCGGTGGTAGGGTACGATGATCTGGCCATCGCAAAATTCATGCCCGCAGCTTTAACCACTGTCCATCAGCCCAAGGCTGACCTAGGCGCTGCTGCGGTGCGGCTGCTTCTTAAACAGATCGAGCAAAAGGACGTCTCCAGCGTAGTGATCCAACCGGAGTTGGTGGTGCGTCAGTCCTGTGGATCGTACAGGGGCCCGCGTTTTCGTGCCTAG